Proteins encoded within one genomic window of Gimesia sp.:
- a CDS encoding ABC transporter permease, protein MNTLTIAWKSIKQRRLASALTALSVALGVTLMISVLVINGVIDKMFNQTASGYDLIIGPKGSPLQLVLNTVFRVGAPIENLPYRYYEELKKDPRIEEAIPFAIGDVTEEGGFPIVGTIPRYFALEYIPGRHFRINKDGKFLPGTWDAVIGSAVAKQNNWKMGDEFQLIHGSAESGHVHDEKFKIVGILAPTGTPNDRTVFVNLRGFYQVSGHEKPLEEALRREAEFFGEKIDEAELQKILKENAGHDHHDHSGHDHGHDHGHEVPDAQKEVTAILVQMKGDRLRGFSTIKLQSELKEGNKAQAVNPIQQISWLMINIVGNVRTMLIILTSLIIVVSGVSIFVSIYNSMADRKREIAIMRALGAGRTAVFTIILSESVLLCLGGGILGILLGHGLVFAAAPIIEARSGLLINPFAFSSVELILLPVLVVLASLVGFIPAMTAYRTDVASTLSDT, encoded by the coding sequence ATGAATACACTGACCATCGCCTGGAAAAGCATCAAACAACGTCGCCTCGCCTCTGCACTGACGGCCCTCAGCGTGGCCCTGGGTGTGACGCTGATGATCTCCGTTCTGGTCATCAACGGCGTCATCGACAAGATGTTCAACCAGACCGCCAGCGGCTACGACCTCATCATCGGCCCCAAGGGCAGCCCGCTGCAGCTGGTGTTGAATACCGTCTTCCGCGTCGGTGCCCCGATTGAGAATCTCCCCTACCGCTACTACGAAGAACTGAAAAAAGATCCCCGTATCGAAGAAGCCATCCCCTTCGCGATCGGCGATGTCACCGAGGAAGGCGGCTTTCCAATTGTCGGCACCATACCGCGTTACTTCGCTCTGGAGTACATCCCGGGGCGGCACTTCCGCATTAATAAGGATGGCAAGTTCCTGCCCGGCACCTGGGATGCCGTCATAGGTTCTGCCGTCGCGAAACAAAACAACTGGAAAATGGGAGATGAATTCCAGTTGATTCACGGCTCCGCGGAGAGTGGTCACGTCCACGATGAAAAATTCAAGATCGTCGGCATCCTCGCACCAACGGGCACGCCGAACGACCGCACCGTCTTCGTCAATCTGCGCGGGTTCTACCAGGTATCCGGTCACGAAAAACCGCTGGAAGAAGCACTCCGCCGCGAAGCCGAATTCTTCGGTGAAAAAATCGACGAAGCCGAACTGCAGAAAATCCTCAAGGAAAACGCCGGCCACGATCATCATGATCACAGCGGTCATGACCATGGACACGATCACGGGCACGAAGTTCCCGACGCGCAGAAAGAGGTTACTGCGATTCTGGTCCAGATGAAAGGCGATCGCCTCCGCGGCTTTTCCACCATCAAACTGCAGTCCGAACTCAAAGAAGGTAACAAGGCCCAGGCTGTCAATCCAATTCAGCAGATCAGCTGGCTGATGATCAACATCGTAGGCAACGTACGCACGATGCTCATCATTCTGACGAGCCTGATCATCGTCGTCTCCGGCGTCAGTATTTTTGTCAGCATCTACAACTCAATGGCCGACCGCAAACGGGAGATCGCCATCATGCGGGCCCTGGGTGCCGGCCGCACCGCAGTCTTCACCATCATTCTCAGCGAGTCCGTTCTGCTCTGCCTGGGGGGAGGCATCCTGGGTATCCTGCTCGGACACGGCCTGGTCTTCGCCGCCGCCCCGATCATCGAGGCCCGCAGCGGACTGCTGATCAATCCGTTCGCTTTCAGCTCAGTCGAACTGATCCTGCTGCCGGTATTGGTCGTCCTGGCCTCACTGGTCGGCTTCATCCCCGCGATGACCGCCTACCGCACCGACGTCGCCAGCACTTTGAGTGATACCTGA
- a CDS encoding ABC transporter ATP-binding protein, with protein MSLLLENVKKSYREPDGSTLPILDIERFEVKEQEQVVLIGESGSGKSTLLNVISGITTADSGKVTIAGTEIASMPEVVRDRFRAERIGFVFQTFNLLPAFSALENVLLGMSFSRKKASRDRAKELLALVGLEHRLHHRPKQMSVGEQQRVAVARALANQPKLLLADEPTANVDVANQETILKLLREACTQHQIAMLLVTHSQEVASQFERVETLTDFNKVHAQV; from the coding sequence ATGTCCCTGCTATTGGAAAATGTCAAAAAGAGCTACCGTGAACCGGATGGCTCGACACTCCCCATCCTGGATATCGAACGCTTTGAAGTCAAAGAACAGGAACAGGTTGTTCTCATCGGCGAGAGTGGCTCGGGGAAATCGACACTGCTCAACGTCATTTCCGGCATCACCACCGCCGACAGTGGAAAAGTCACCATCGCCGGAACCGAAATCGCCTCCATGCCTGAAGTCGTTCGTGACCGCTTTCGCGCCGAACGCATCGGCTTCGTCTTCCAGACCTTTAATCTGCTCCCCGCGTTCTCAGCCCTGGAAAACGTCCTGCTCGGCATGAGCTTCTCACGAAAAAAAGCGAGCCGCGACCGGGCGAAAGAACTGCTGGCCCTCGTGGGACTCGAGCATCGCCTGCATCACCGCCCCAAACAGATGTCCGTCGGGGAACAGCAAAGGGTCGCCGTCGCGCGGGCCCTGGCCAATCAACCCAAACTACTTTTGGCCGACGAACCGACGGCGAACGTCGATGTCGCCAACCAGGAAACCATCCTCAAACTGCTCCGCGAAGCCTGCACTCAGCACCAGATCGCCATGCTGCTGGTCACCCACTCCCAGGAAGTTGCCAGCCAGTTTGAACGGGTTGAAACGCTGACCGACTTCAACAAGGTCCACGCACAGGTCTGA